In Massilia sp. METH4, the genomic window CGTCGGGGTTCGCCATCTGCACGCCCATCGCGTACGGCAAGCCGACACCCATCGTGCCCAACCCGCCGGAATTGATCCAGCGGCGTGGCTTGTCGAACTTGTAGTACTGGGCGGCCCACATCTGGTGCTGGCCCACGTCGGACGTGATGAAGGCGTCGCCGCGGGTGATTTCGTAGACTTTCTCGACGACCGATTGCGGCTTGATGATCGTGTCCGAACCCGGGTACTTCAGGCACTGGCGGTTGCGCCATTCCGTGATCTGGCCCCACCACTTGGACAGCTGGGCCGGATTCGGCTTGTGGTCGGCGGCGTCGAGCTGCGCCAGGAATTCGATGAGCACGTCCTTGACGTTGCCGACGATGGGAATGTCGACCTTCACGCGCTTGGAGATCGACGACGGGTCGATGTCCACGTGGATGATCTTGCGGGCATTCTGGGCGAAGTGCTTCGGATTGCCGATGACGCGGTCGTCGAAGCGGGCGCCGATGGCGATCAGCACGTCGCAATTCTGCATCGCCATGTTCGCTTCGTAGGTGCCGTGCATGCCGGGCATGCCCACCCACTGGTCGCTCGATGCGCGCGAGCCGCCCAGGCCCATCAGCGTATTCGTGACGGGGAAGCCGAGGCGCTCGACGAGCTTGTTCAATTCATTGTGCGCGTTCGCCAGGATCACGCCGCCGCCCGTGTAGATCATGGGGCGCTCGGCTGCCAGCAGCAGCTGTACCGCCTTGCGGATCTGGCCGGAGTGGCCCTTGTCCACCGGACGGTAGGAACGCATCTCGATCTCCTTCGGATACGAGAACACGTGCTTGTGCATCGAGATGTCCTTCGGGATATCGACCAGCACGGGGCCGGGGCGGCCGGTACGGGCAATGTAGAAGGCCTTCTTGACCGTTTCCGCCAGGTCCTTGACGTCCTTGACGAGGAAGTTGTGCTTGACGACGGGGCGCGTGATGCCGACGGTATCGCATTCCTGGAACGCATCCTGGCCGATCGCGTGGCTCGGCACCTGGCCGGAAATGACGACCATCGGCACGGAGTCCATGTAGGCGGTCGACAGGCCGGTCACCGCATTGGTGACGCCGGGGCCGGAGGTGACGATGGCGACGCCGACTTTCTGCGAGCTGCGCGAATACGCGTCCGCCGCATGGATGGCGGCCTGCTCATGGCGAACCAGGATGTGCTGGAATTTTTCCTGCTTGAAGATCGCGTCGTAGATGTAGAGGACTGCTCCTCCCGGATAGCCGAAGACGTGTTCGACGCCCTCTTCGGCCAGGCAGCGCACGAGGATCTCGGCGCCAGTGATGGCTGCTTCGGTGTTCATGAAACATTCCTTTCAAGGTCCATAGGAGATTGAACGGATGCTCTTGCCTGTCGAAGTAGCCTATCGCCACAGCTCCCTCACGCATACTTTCATTTGCGGTCACGCCGGCTGTTCCCCCAACCGTAGTGGGGTGCGAGACGGACGCTGTAACGCAACTCTTTCTGCCTGAGTTTCTGCAGCTGTTCGGCCGACCTCTCGCGCTTATGGCGCGGGCTGGAGCAAACTGCTGACATATGAAAGCGGATCGGGCACGGAAACGTTTTGTGCAACAGCGCGCGACCTGGGAGCTTCGTGGTGTGCGAAGCGTTCCATACGTTACTGCGTTGCACCATCAGTGGTCAAGGAATATTATGATTTTTTCGCCTCATCGCTCCTTTCGGGTGCATGAACAATGGGCTAGCGTGGCGAAAAGCGCCAAAAAAATGCGGCCGTGCGCGTTTTTTGCTAGGATGCACAGTTCAGAAGACCTCAACGGCACCGTAATCCCCTCCTGATGGCAACAGATAAAGAACTTTCAGACTTTCTGGAAAACGTCGAACGACGTGCCTTCAAGCAGGCGGTCTATGCGGTACGCAAGGATGAGGCGGCACTGGACATCGTCCAGGACGCGATGATCAAACTGGCGGAAAAATACGGCGACAAGCCGGCCGCCGAACTGCCGCTGCTGTTCCAGCGGATCCTGCAGACTACCATCCTCGACTACTTCCGCCGCGAAAAGGTGCGCAACACCTGGGTGAGCCTGTTTTCCGGGCTCGGGAATTCCCAAGAGGAACATGAGGATTTTGATATACTCGAATCCTACGAGGCCGAACAAGGCACCCAGGCCGCCGAGTCCAGCGCCGACCATGTCGAGCGCATGCAGGTACTGCAAATCATTGACGATGAAGTGCAAAAGCTCCCTACGCGTCAACGGGAAGCATTCCTTATGCGTTACTGGCAGGATATGGATGTAGCAGAGACGGCCGAAGCGATGGGATGTTCCGAAGGGAGCGTGAAAACACATTGCTCAAGAGCAACTCACACTCTCGCCGAAGCACTCAAAGCCAAGGGAATCAAATTATGAACACCGAAGAAATCAATTTCGCTTACCGCGTGCGCCATGCGCTCAACGAGAAGCTGGACGATTTGCCGGCCTCGACCACCGATCGCCTTGCCGCCGCCCGCCAGGCCGCCCTGGCCCGCAAGAAGCCGCACGTGGAAGTGCGCGCGACCCGTACCGCGACGGTGGCCGCCACCGCCGGCGGCAACGGCATGTTCTCGGCACCCTTCAACTGGATCAGCCGCTTTTCGGTGGCCCTGCCGCTGCTGCTCGTCGTCGGCGGCATGGTCGGTGTGTACCAGTACGAACAGCAGCAGTCGATCGCGGAGCTGGCGGAACTGGATGCGGCCCTGCTGACGGATGAATTGCCGCTGTCGGCTTACCTGGATAACGGCTTCAACGCCTACCTCGAAACCCGCGGGCGTTGAGGATGGCGGATAAGCGAGGTCGCGCTTGGTTGTGGGGCGGTGCCGCCGCGCTGATCGTCGCGATCGTTGCAGGCGCCGTCGCCCTGCGCCATGCCGGCCAGGCGTCGGCGCCGTCCACGGCCGCGTCCGCCTCTGCCCTGCTTGCCCCTTCCGTGACCGGCCTGCGCTGGCAAGATCTCACGCCTGCCCAGCAGGAAGCGCTCGCGCCGTTGAAAACGAGCTGGGATGACCTGGGGCCGGTGCGCAAGCAGAAATGGCTCGACATCGCCGCCCGCTACGCGACGATGAAGCCGGCGGAGAAAAAGCGCATGCTGGAGCGGATGCGCGCCTGGACCGAGCTGTCACCTGAGGAACGCAAGGCCGTGCGCGAAAATTACGCTCGGGCACAACGCATGGTCGGCGGCAAGAAGGCGGCCCAGTGGGAGGAATACCTGCAATTGCCGGAAGAGGAAAAGCGCAAGCTCGCCGGCAGCGCGGCAGCCAAGAAGCCGCAGGTGGCCAAGCCGCCGACGCCGAAGGAAAGCCTGGCGAAGACGCCCCAGCCGATCAAGCCGAACACACCGATCGTGCCGCCGCCGTCGATGGCCGTGACGCCGACCCCGGCACCGCCAACGCCGCTGCCGCCGCCACCGGCGCCGCAACCGGTGCAGGAACTCGTGTACCCGCTGGAAGGTGCCGCGACCCCGGCGGTGATGATGCAGCAGAATTCGCAAGCGCCCACGCATCCCGCGGCACCCGCAGCCCCGTCCGTTGCCGCGCCAACCCCGGCGCCTGTGCCCGCGCCCGCACCCGCGACGTCGTCGGCCACGCCAAATGCCGTCAAATAACGCGACAGCAGCCGTGCCGTCGGTCAGGCGTCGCCTGGTCTCGATGGTCTATGAGCTGCTGCTCGCGTTTGCCGTACTGTTCCTGCCCTTCCTGGTATTCGAGATGCTTGTCGATGCCAGCCACGCCGCCGCGGCGGAACATGGCCGCCAGGCCCTTGCCTTCCTCGTGCTGGGCGCCTACTTCATCGACCAATGGAGCCGCAACGGCCAGACTCTGGCGATGCAGACGTGGCGCCTGCGCGTAACCCTTCCCGACGGTGCACCGGTCCCCCTGAAGCGTGCAACGCTGCGCTACCTGCTGGCCTGGATGTGGGTGCTGCCGGCGCTCGTCGCCAGCTGGGCCTTCGGGCTGGAACACTGGGGCGCGCTCGGCGCGATCGCCATCGGCATCGCCCTCTGGGCGCTGACGGCATTCCTCGACCGCGACCGGCAATTCCTGCATGACCGCATCGCCGGCACGCGACTCGTCCAGTTGCCGAAGCCGGTGAAGAAGGAGGCTGCCGGGGCAGCCTGACCTTGCAGGCGGCAAGGGCCGCCCTCACCTGTGGCGGCATGAAGCCGGATTCCCCTTCCGATCCGCTGTGCCCCTTGTGCGGCCGCCCGCTCGGCACGGCCAACATCGACCGCCACCACCTGGTGCCGAAGTCGCTGAAGGGGCGCGAACAATTCCCCATCCACAAGATCTGCCATCGCAAGATCCACTCGGTGTTCACTGAAAAGGAACTGCTGCGCACCTATCACACCTGGGACAAGCTGCGCGAAAACGCCGACATCCGCACGTTCATCGACTGGGTCGCGCGCAAGCCGCCGGAGTTCTATACGACCACGGCGACGGCGAACAGCAAGAAGCGAAAATAAAACCCGGTGACAGGCACCGGCTAAAAAGAAATATTTCAAAAACCCAGGTGCCTGTCACTGGTCTTCTGGAAATGTTTCAAAAAAGGCGGTGCCTGTCACCGGGGTTCAGGAAATGTTTCAAAAAACCGGGTGCCTGTCGCCGGTTTTAGCGCAGGAAAACCTGTGTTCTGCAGCCGGCGCGTGGAATTCCTGCCGACCCGGAGCGATCAGAAACGTTCGTAGCCGAGGAGGTAGCGCCACTGGCCCACGGGCAGGCTGCCCATCGACAGCCGGCCGATGCGCAGGCGCTTGGTGGACACGGGCGTGAGGCCGACGGCGCGGCACATCTTGTCGACCTGGCTCGGCTTCGGGCCTTTCACGGCGAAGCGCAGCCGCCGCTCGTTTTGCCAGCTCACCTTGGTGGCGCCAGCGTTCAGCTGCGCCAGGCCATCCTCGGCGATCGCACCCGAGACCTCGACGATCAGCTCCTGCTCCACCTTGTCGCCCTCGTCGACCAGCTTGCGGGCCACGCGGATATCCTGCGTGAACACGAACAGCCCGCTGGCGGACGGATCGAGCGGCAGCGCCGGCGTGAGGTTGTGCAGGTGGCGCTTGAGGAAGCGTTCCTTGGCGGCCTGCTCGCTACGCGTATCGGCGCGCAGGCAGGACAGCGCGTCCGCGCCCGCCGGTTTGTTCAGCAGGATCGTGACCGGCGCGATTTCCAGCAAGGTGGCGTCCGGGGCCAGCGCGACCGTCTGGCCCGGCGCCACGCGGGCGCCCGGCTCCTCGACCACGGCACCGTCGACCAGCACGAAGCCGCCTTCGATGTACAGCTCGGCCTCGCGGCGCGAGCAGCCCTTCTCTTCCATTACCCGCTTGGACAGGCGGATCGTCTCGTCACTCATGCTCGGCTTCCGTGTAGAAACGATGACCCATCTCCTGCAAACCGACGGTCTCGAGCACTTCCTTCAACCGGTCGGCCGGCCGTTTGCGCGGCAGGTTCTTGTAGGTGGCGATGATCAGCTCGTTCTTCATCGAGTGTTCCCAGCCCACCAGTTCCGTCACGTTGACCTGGTAGCCATGCGCCTCCAGTTGCAGGCAGCGCAGCACGTTGGTGATCTGGCTGCCGAACTCGCGCGTGTGGATCGGGTGGCGCCAGATTTCCGTCAGCGCGCTCTTGCCCAGCGACTGGCCCTTGTTCTTGCGCAGTACGGAAGCAACCTCGGCCTGGCAGCACGGCACCAGCACGATG contains:
- a CDS encoding RNA pseudouridine synthase gives rise to the protein MSDETIRLSKRVMEEKGCSRREAELYIEGGFVLVDGAVVEEPGARVAPGQTVALAPDATLLEIAPVTILLNKPAGADALSCLRADTRSEQAAKERFLKRHLHNLTPALPLDPSASGLFVFTQDIRVARKLVDEGDKVEQELIVEVSGAIAEDGLAQLNAGATKVSWQNERRLRFAVKGPKPSQVDKMCRAVGLTPVSTKRLRIGRLSMGSLPVGQWRYLLGYERF
- a CDS encoding HNH endonuclease signature motif containing protein gives rise to the protein MKPDSPSDPLCPLCGRPLGTANIDRHHLVPKSLKGREQFPIHKICHRKIHSVFTEKELLRTYHTWDKLRENADIRTFIDWVARKPPEFYTTTATANSKKRK
- a CDS encoding DUF3106 domain-containing protein; the protein is MADKRGRAWLWGGAAALIVAIVAGAVALRHAGQASAPSTAASASALLAPSVTGLRWQDLTPAQQEALAPLKTSWDDLGPVRKQKWLDIAARYATMKPAEKKRMLERMRAWTELSPEERKAVRENYARAQRMVGGKKAAQWEEYLQLPEEEKRKLAGSAAAKKPQVAKPPTPKESLAKTPQPIKPNTPIVPPPSMAVTPTPAPPTPLPPPPAPQPVQELVYPLEGAATPAVMMQQNSQAPTHPAAPAAPSVAAPTPAPVPAPAPATSSATPNAVK
- a CDS encoding DUF3619 family protein; protein product: MNTEEINFAYRVRHALNEKLDDLPASTTDRLAAARQAALARKKPHVEVRATRTATVAATAGGNGMFSAPFNWISRFSVALPLLLVVGGMVGVYQYEQQQSIAELAELDAALLTDELPLSAYLDNGFNAYLETRGR
- a CDS encoding acetolactate synthase 3 catalytic subunit, which gives rise to MNTEAAITGAEILVRCLAEEGVEHVFGYPGGAVLYIYDAIFKQEKFQHILVRHEQAAIHAADAYSRSSQKVGVAIVTSGPGVTNAVTGLSTAYMDSVPMVVISGQVPSHAIGQDAFQECDTVGITRPVVKHNFLVKDVKDLAETVKKAFYIARTGRPGPVLVDIPKDISMHKHVFSYPKEIEMRSYRPVDKGHSGQIRKAVQLLLAAERPMIYTGGGVILANAHNELNKLVERLGFPVTNTLMGLGGSRASSDQWVGMPGMHGTYEANMAMQNCDVLIAIGARFDDRVIGNPKHFAQNARKIIHVDIDPSSISKRVKVDIPIVGNVKDVLIEFLAQLDAADHKPNPAQLSKWWGQITEWRNRQCLKYPGSDTIIKPQSVVEKVYEITRGDAFITSDVGQHQMWAAQYYKFDKPRRWINSGGLGTMGVGLPYAMGVQMANPDATVACITGEGSIQMNIQELATCKQYHLTPKIIMLNNRFLGMVRQWQQLDYGSRYSESYMDSLPDFEKLAEAYGHVGMRIEKPGDVDGALREAFGMKDRLVFMNFITDQSENVWPMIQAGKGLSEMLLGSEDL
- a CDS encoding RDD family protein; this translates as MPSNNATAAVPSVRRRLVSMVYELLLAFAVLFLPFLVFEMLVDASHAAAAEHGRQALAFLVLGAYFIDQWSRNGQTLAMQTWRLRVTLPDGAPVPLKRATLRYLLAWMWVLPALVASWAFGLEHWGALGAIAIGIALWALTAFLDRDRQFLHDRIAGTRLVQLPKPVKKEAAGAA
- a CDS encoding RNA polymerase sigma factor, whose product is MATDKELSDFLENVERRAFKQAVYAVRKDEAALDIVQDAMIKLAEKYGDKPAAELPLLFQRILQTTILDYFRREKVRNTWVSLFSGLGNSQEEHEDFDILESYEAEQGTQAAESSADHVERMQVLQIIDDEVQKLPTRQREAFLMRYWQDMDVAETAEAMGCSEGSVKTHCSRATHTLAEALKAKGIKL